The following coding sequences lie in one Lacerta agilis isolate rLacAgi1 chromosome 4, rLacAgi1.pri, whole genome shotgun sequence genomic window:
- the GPR161 gene encoding G-protein coupled receptor 161, translating into MSINSPLSNENASGNLTVLEDGAGRVTESIAIIVITIFICLGNLVIVLTLYKKSYLLTLSNKFVFSLTLSNFLLSVLVLPFVVTSSIRREWIFGVVWCNFSALLYMLISSASMLTLGLIAIDRYYAVLYPMVYPMKITGNRAVVALLYVWLHSLIGCLPPLFGWSSLEFDQFKWMCVAAWHKEAGYTAFWQIWCALLPFLVMMICYGFIFRVARIKARKIHCGSVVIAEEDTQRNGRKNSSTSTSSSGSRRNAFQGVVYSANQCKALITILVVIGAFVITWGPYMVVITSEALWGKDSISPALETLATWLSFTSAICHPLIYGLWNKTVRKELLGMCFGDRYYRESFVQRQRTSRLFSISNRITDLGLSPHLTALMAGERTLGHSSSTGDTGFSCSQDSGTDVMLLEDYSSDGVHHPHCLYPHRRRSSVTFEDEVEQTKEAAKNSVLQVKADVHKSLDSYASSLAKAIEADVRITLFGGDALPGSLFPVRTVTGSNAGARRGGRTHVGQRLQLQSIEEGNT; encoded by the exons ATGAGCATCAACTCGCCTCTCAGCAACGAGAACGCCTCAGGGAACCTTACGGTGCTGGAAGACGGAGCTGGCCGAGTTACAGAGTCCATTGCTATTATTGTCATCACCATTTTCATTTGTTTAGGAAACCTGGTGATCGTCCTCACTCTTTACAAGAAGTCGTACCTCCTCACGCTGAGCAACAAGTTTGTTTTCAGCCTGACCCTGTCCAATTTCCTCCTCTCCGTGCTGGTGCTTCCTTTCGTCGTAACCAGCTCCATCCGGCGGGAATGGATCTTCGGAGTCGTTTGGTGCAACTTTTCCGCCCTGCTCTACATGCTGATCAGCTCGGCCAGTATGCTCACTCTCGGACTCATTGCAATCGACCG GTACTACGCTGTCCTGTACCCGATGGTTTACCCAATGAAGATTACAGGTAACAGAGCTGTTGTTGCCCTTCTGTACGTCTGGCTGCATTCCCTCATCGGGTGCCTTCCTCCCCTCTTTGGCTGGTCCTCGTTAGAGTTTGACCAGTTCAAATGGATGTGTGTGGCCGCGTGGCATAAAGAAGCGGGCTACACTGCCTTTTGGCAAATCTGGTGCGCGCTGCTGCCCTTCTTAGTCATGATGATTTGCTACGGATTCATATTCCGCGTGGCCAGGATTAAAGCACGGAAGATTCACTGCGGGAGCGTGGTCATCGCGGAGGAAGACACCCAAAGGAATGGGAGGAAAAACTCCAGCACTTCAACGTCCTCGTCAGGCAGCCgaaggaatgctttccaaggggTCGTTTATTCCGCCAATCAGTGCAAAGCTTTGATAACTATCTTGGTTGTGATTGGTGCTTTTGTAATCACATGGGGGCCTTACATGGTGGTTATTACATCCGAGGCGCTTTGGGGGAAAGACAGCATTTCCCCTGCTTTGGAGACACTGGCAACTTGGTTGTCTTTTACGAGTGCTATTTGCCACCCTTTGATTTATGGACTCTGGAATAAAACGGTACGCAAAGAGTTGCTGGGAATGTGCTTTGGAGACCGGTACTACAGAGAATCATTTGTACAACGGCAAAGGACGTCCAGATTATTTAGTATTTCTAATAGGATCACAG ATTTGGGACTTTCTCCACATCTCACAGCTCTCATGGCAGGTGAGAGGACTTTAggacacagcagcagcactggtgATACAGGTTTCAGCTGCTCTCAGGATTCGG GAACAGATGTCATGCTGCTTGAAGACTATAGTTCTGATGGAGTTCATCACCCACATTGCCTTTATCCCCATCGACGGAGGAGTTCTGTGACTTTTGAAGATGAAGTGGAACAAACTAAAG AAGCGGCAAAGAATTCTGTTCTCCAGGTAAAAGCTGACGTTCATAAGTCTCTGGACAGTTATGCATCCAGCCTGGCCAAAGCTATTGAGGCAGACGTGAGGATCACCTTGTTTGGTGGAGATGCTTTACCTGGCTCTCTGTTTCCAGTGCGAACTGTGACAGGCAGCAACGCTGGTGCCCGGCGTGGGGGCAGGACCCACGTTGGACAAAGACTGCAGCTACAAAGCATTGAGGAAGGGAACACTTGA